A single Ciona intestinalis chromosome 14, KH, whole genome shotgun sequence DNA region contains:
- the LOC100186838 gene encoding cell wall protein IFF6-like isoform X1, whose protein sequence is MYVAKVAILLVIALVSKAMVLNRFDISTLLDVDEALIDRSVEMSNYEYQEAQDEVHLFMNKVIIKGIHGSMFDVSGDGSGDVSGDESDDVSGDESGDVSGDGSGDVSGDGSGDVSGDGSGDVSGDGNGDISGYGSGDVSGDGSGDVSGDGSGDVSGDGSGDVSGDGSGDVSGNGSGDVSGYGSGDVSGDGSGDVSGDGSGDVSGDGSGDVSGDGSGDVSGDGSGDFTKIKFETGFYSAASSELPLSLNQRNKYKEIKKFIRGLDL, encoded by the exons ATGTACGTGGCAAAAGTTGCGATTCTACTTGTAATTGCTTTAGTTAGTAAAGCGATGGTGCTTAACAGATTTGACAT ATCTACTTTGTTGGACGTGGATGAAGcattgattgacag ATCCGTTGAAATGAGTAACTACGAATACCAGGAAGCGCAAGACGAGGTTCATCTTTTTATGAACAAAGTAATAATTAAGGGTATTCACGGGAGTATGTTTGACGTCAGTGGTGATGGAAGCGGTGACGTCAGTGGTGATGAAAGCGATGACGTCAGTGGGGATGAAAGCGGTGACGTCAGTGGAGATGGAAGTGGTGACGTCAGTGGAGATGGAAGCGGTGACGTCAGTGGAGATGGAAGTGGTGACGTCAGTGGGGATGGAAATGGTGACATCAGTGGATATGGTAGCGGTGACGTCAGTGGAGATGGAAGCGGTGACGTCAGTGGAGATGGAAGCGGTGACGTCAGTGGAGATGGAAGCGGTGACGTCAGTGGAGATGGTAGCGGTGACGTCAGTGGAAATGGAAGCGGTGACGTCAGTGGATATGGAAGCGGTGACGTCAGTGGAGATGGTAGCGGTGACGTCAGTGGTGATGGGAGCGGTGACGTCAGTGGAGATGGGAGCGGTGACGTCAGTGGAGATGGAAGTGGTGACGTCAGTGGAGATGGAAGTGGTGACTtcacaaaaatcaagtttgaaACGGGTTTTTACAG CGCTGCCTCATCGGAGTTACCACTTAGTTTAAACCAAAGAAACAAGTATAAG GAAATTAAGAAGTTCATCAGAGGATTAGATCTTTAA
- the myod gene encoding transcription factor protein isoform X1 has translation MTCISLEELDLSSIFSNSSSYFTSYATNPIMTSQKRTPSRLKRASSDVLLSDTAVSPVSREVSGVLSELDELKRCVEGNYIGIDAEKSDISILEELSNMASGCSDSDVAYSSPDSRYGSTGNLTSKTSFGSGMGFRDAGIGGPVSRGSSLRNPDIRGKRNSIEVKQENEQNPIEFVLESFLNSNETSKPRIHESRVEDIQFTGPPISSIEPTITFASTEENHNDTVKAMMQYLTETNQMCQENSVPEQIIFSDLNSVSASDSLPSVEELLQIPNEKSRSFKPDHTAKHQPTLNRPKHFHNQVVNQPHVPILNPELQSFENFSPVINNSLITPTNTFTSNRMMELSPLSDLHSLSQDEDMDTKMSHYHHTSHPNGHQCLVWACKACKRKTGPHDRRRAATLRERRRLKRVNQAYDALKRCACANPNQRLPKVEILRNAITYIYNLQHMLYGDQQSDAKSPETKPETTLSLGETFVSKTEVDSPFYQSDDVRLTSSRTSSPVESLLESTSSSFIMSDLGDENTQPQDTFPVNLLTDDVTRPSSTTPDVIAVVNEPTTTTEDRNSSPVTSVSNSDTKGASSLVCLTSIVERID, from the exons ATGACGTGTATCTCTCTAGAGGAGCTCGACCTCTCTTCAATATTCTCCAACAGCAGCAGCTATTTCACCAGTTACGCCACAAAccccattatgacgtcacaaaaacggACGCCTTCACGACTGAAGCGAGCAAGCAGCGACGTTTTGTTGTCAGATACAGCGGTTTCGCCGGTAAGTCGAGAAGTTTCGGGGGTTTTATCGGAACTGGACGAACTGAAGAGATGCGTGGAGGGAAATTATATCGGAATCGATGCGGAAAAGAGCGATATCTCGATACTTGAGGAACTTAGTAATATGGCGTCCGGTTGTAGCGATTCAGACGTCGCTTACTCGTCCCCGGATTCGAGGTACGGGTCAACTGGTAACCTTACCAGCAAGACAAGTTTCGGATCGGGAATGGGTTTCCGTGACGCTGGGATTGGAGGGCCAGTTTCCCGTGGAAGTTCGCTACGAAACCCCGATATTCGGGGCAAACGTAACTCCATTGAGGTGAAGCAAGAAAACGAACAAAACCCGATCGAGTTTGTTTTAGAAAGCTTCCTCAACTCAAACGAAACCTCCAAACCCAGGATCCATGAGAGCAGAGTTGAAGACATCCAGTTCACAGGACCCCCTattagcagcattgagccgaCAATCACATTTGCATCAACAGAGGAGAATCACAACGACACAGTGAAAGCTATGATGCAATACTTAACCGAGACCAACCAAATGTGTCAAGAAAACAGTGTTCCCGAGCAAATAATCTTCAGCGACttaaacagtgtttccgcATCCGATTCTCTTCCAAGCGTTGAAGAATTGCTTCAAATTCCGAACGAAAAAAGCCGCAGTTTTAAACCTGACCACACTGCGAAGCACCAGCCGACGCTGAACCGCCCAAAACATTTCCACAACCAAGTAGTCAACCAGCCACATGTACCAATCCTAAACCCAGAGTTACAAAGCTTTGAAAACTTCAGCCCCGTGATAAACAACAGTCTCATCACTCCAACCAACACGTTCACATCCAACCGCATGATGGAGCTATCACCACTATCAGATCTTCATAGTTTATCGCAGGATGAAGACATGGACACAAAGATGTCGCATTATCACCATACAAGCCACCCAAACGGCCATCAATGTTTAGTATGGGCATGCAAAGCGTGTAAACGTAAAACTGGGCCACACGACCGACGGAGGGCGGCAACACTACGAGAGAGACGACGCCTTAAACGTGTCAACCAAGCGTACGACGCCCTTAAGCGTTGCGCATGCGCAAACCCGAACCAGAGACTTCCGAAAGTTGAGATTCTTCGCAACGCGATAACCTACATATACAATCTACAACATATGTTGTATGGCGACCAACAGTCTGATGCAAAATCACCAGAAACCAAACCAGAAACGACTTTAAGCTTGGGCGAAACTTTCGTTAGCAAAACCGAAGTTGATTCGCCGTTTTATCAGTCCGATGACGTCAGACTTACGTCATCAAGGACGTCAAGCCCGGTTGAGTCCCTTCTTGAGTCCACGTCATCGTCCTTCATAATGTCGGATTTGGGCGACGAAAATACTCAACCTCAG GATACGTTCCCGGTAAACTTGCttactgatgacgtcaccagacCCTCGTCAACAACCCCTGACGTCATCGCTGTCGTAAAcgaaccaacaacaacaacggaAG ATCGAAACTCGAGCCCTGTGACGTCAGTGAGCAACAGCGACACCAAGGGAGCTTCTAGTTTGGTTTGTTTGACGTCGATCGTGGAAAGGATCGATTAA
- the LOC100175070 gene encoding probable E3 ubiquitin-protein ligase MARCH10 — MASFGNKKSVRKKTTKNKNTGEMKNIMKDWHSAVYHKSVFSLSSELETKETKQENQETMCRICQSLDDSIDNQQVTPCACSGSLRYVHMMCLQQWRKIKQAKGCDVSICELCKQPYNIELLGSSDVPPDHIMKLQEDLRQLVKSGVYLMLMMRSLKNDVISAQADLRMMSSDDMTSSDVVTSSTNEENQRKNHPGNLRRNNTDSPQSSDNEDNQEYISRQTIKQRSKKCSRKGN; from the exons atgGCTTCTTTTGGGAATAAAAAATCAGTTAGAaagaaaactacaaaaaataag AATACTGGCGAAATGAAAAACATAATGAAAGATTGGCACAGCGCTGTCTATCATAAATCTGTATTCAGTCTTTCATCTGAATTAGAAACAAaggaaacaaaacaagaaaaccAAG AGACAATGTGTAGAATATGCCAATCACTGGATGATTCAATTGATAACCAACAAGTAACACCATGTGCATGTAGTGGCTCATTACGTTATGTGCATATGATGTGTTTGCAACAGTGGAGAAAAATAAAGCAAGCAAAAG GTTGTGATGTATCAATATGTGAGTTATGCAAGCAACCTTACAACATTGAGTTGCTTGGATCAAGTGACGTACCACCAGATCATATTATGAAG CTCCAAGAAGATTTGCGTCAACTTGTAAAGTCGGGGGTTTACCTAATGTTAATGATGAGGTCATTGAAGAATGATGTCATCAGCGCTCAAGCAGATCTTCGTATGATGTCATCGGAtgatatgacatcatcagatgttgtgacatcatcaacaaaCGAGGAAAACCAAAGAAAAA ATCACCCCGGGAATTTAAGAAGAAACAACACAGACTCTCCACAATCTTCAG ATAATGAAGACAACCAAGAATATATTTCCCGTCAaactattaaacaaagaagtaAGAAATGTTCAAGGAAAGGCAACTGA
- the myod gene encoding transcription factor protein (The RefSeq protein has 7 substitutions compared to this genomic sequence) has translation MTCISLEELDLSSIFSNSSSYFTSYATNPIMTSQKRTPSRLKRASSDVLLSDTAVSPESREVSGVLSELDELKRCVEGNYIGIDAEKSDISILEELSNMASGCSDSDVAYSSPDSRYGSTGNLTSKTSFGSGMGFRDAGIGGPISRGSSLRHPDIRGKRNSIEVKQENEQNPIEFVLESFLNSNETSKPRIPESRVEDIQFTGPPISSIEPTITFASTEENHNDTVKAMMQYLTETNQMCQENSVPEQIIFSDLNSVSASDSLPSVEELLQIPNEKNRSFKPDHTAKHQPTLNRPKHFHNQVANQPHVPILNPELQSFENFSPVINNGLITPTNTFTSNRMMELSPLSDLHSLSQDEDMDTKMSHYHHTSHPNGHQCLVWACKACKRKTGPHDRRRAATLRERRRLKRVNQAYDALKRCACANPNQRLPKVEILRNAITYIYNLQHMLYGDQQSDAKSPETKPETTLSLGETFVSKTEVDSPFYQSDDVRLTSSRTSSPVESLLESTSSSFIMSDLGDENTQPQVL, from the coding sequence ATGACGTGTATCTCTCTAGAGGAGCTCGACCTCTCTTCAATATTCTCCAACAGCAGCAGCTATTTCACCAGTTACGCCACAAAccccattatgacgtcacaaaaacggACGCCTTCACGACTGAAGCGAGCAAGCAGCGACGTTTTGTTGTCAGATACAGCGGTTTCGCCGGTAAGTCGAGAAGTTTCGGGGGTTTTATCGGAACTGGACGAACTGAAGAGATGCGTGGAGGGAAATTATATCGGAATCGATGCGGAAAAGAGCGATATCTCGATACTTGAGGAACTTAGTAATATGGCGTCCGGTTGTAGCGATTCAGACGTCGCTTACTCGTCCCCGGATTCGAGGTACGGGTCAACTGGTAACCTTACCAGCAAGACAAGTTTCGGATCGGGAATGGGTTTCCGTGACGCTGGGATTGGAGGGCCAGTTTCCCGTGGAAGTTCGCTACGAAACCCCGATATTCGGGGCAAACGTAACTCCATTGAGGTGAAGCAAGAAAACGAACAAAACCCGATCGAGTTTGTTTTAGAAAGCTTCCTCAACTCAAACGAAACCTCCAAACCCAGGATCCATGAGAGCAGAGTTGAAGACATCCAGTTCACAGGACCCCCTattagcagcattgagccgaCAATCACATTTGCATCAACAGAGGAGAATCACAACGACACAGTGAAAGCTATGATGCAATACTTAACCGAGACCAACCAAATGTGTCAAGAAAACAGTGTTCCCGAGCAAATAATCTTCAGCGACttaaacagtgtttccgcATCCGATTCTCTTCCAAGCGTTGAAGAATTGCTTCAAATTCCGAACGAAAAAAGCCGCAGTTTTAAACCTGACCACACTGCGAAGCACCAGCCGACGCTGAACCGCCCAAAACATTTCCACAACCAAGTAGTCAACCAGCCACATGTACCAATCCTAAACCCAGAGTTACAAAGCTTTGAAAACTTCAGCCCCGTGATAAACAACAGTCTCATCACTCCAACCAACACGTTCACATCCAACCGCATGATGGAGCTATCACCACTATCAGATCTTCATAGTTTATCGCAGGATGAAGACATGGACACAAAGATGTCGCATTATCACCATACAAGCCACCCAAACGGCCATCAATGTTTAGTATGGGCATGCAAAGCGTGTAAACGTAAAACTGGGCCACACGACCGACGGAGGGCGGCAACACTACGAGAGAGACGACGCCTTAAACGTGTCAACCAAGCGTACGACGCCCTTAAGCGTTGCGCATGCGCAAACCCGAACCAGAGACTTCCGAAAGTTGAGATTCTTCGCAACGCGATAACCTACATATACAATCTACAACATATGTTGTATGGCGACCAACAGTCTGATGCAAAATCACCAGAAACCAAACCAGAAACGACTTTAAGCTTGGGCGAAACTTTCGTTAGCAAAACCGAAGTTGATTCGCCGTTTTATCAGTCCGATGACGTCAGACTTACGTCATCAAGGACGTCAAGCCCGGTTGAGTCCCTTCTTGAGTCCACGTCATCGTCCTTCATAATGTCGGATTTGGGCGACGAAAATACTCAACCTCAGGTACTTTAA
- the LOC100176616 gene encoding uncharacterized protein LOC100176616 isoform X2, translating to MKLWFILLSMFGYCLVDTRVTTAASPNIPPFPLPLSTEDRKEFVCRPQRKIHVQGDANELPDWLIRRYGVALEYNNARRSCCLLDVDVMVLRSCVDGNRRSALDTFCNGEVSRDPDRRHPCCYSLSSQRYLCFKQYHDYVTTEGSIERTQSNNEETGALTQPYVDRWCVKQAILDIDETSVDTINGNGRDLSGLSKDGDYCCRLPGRFRLSCFQMKMQAAQDERCHVVDDVCCHVTGEERSRCFLKKKGNKMKQETGIETTDVGLEPNEADDVTEEDDDLIEENPEESDYFLEENRDDAEENIEENNDVIEETSRDRNERVRFTKEHSDVTRENNTTAEDSEDSIEQENENLFIVEEKKSENSTEQENYDVIEENSGGGNNGNAKHRRLKPKVRSKIRNNGRPKSDKRRRNRLKAATMLRRCCQSGRNQHNNNTCTIGTAIEYTSSMKIIGRRQRCAIAYYRCCKQALEKTVTSQAP from the exons ATGAAGCTTTGGTTTATATTGCTGTCTATGTTTGGCTACTGTCTTGTGGATACTAGAGTCACAACAGCAG CTTCCCCCAATATTCCGCCATTCCCGCTCCCACTAAGTACTGAAGATAGAAAAGAATTTGTTTGTCGTCCACAGCGTAAAATACAT GTTCAAGGAGACGCTAATGAGCTTCCTGATTGGTTGATCAGACGTTACGGAGTTGCATTGGAATACAACAACGCAAGGAGATCATGTTGTTTGTTGGATGTTGATGTGATGGTGTTAAGGTCGTGTGTGGATGGGAAT CGACGTTCTGCCCTTGACACTTTCTGCAACGGCGAGGTATCACGTGATCCAGATCGACGTCATCCTTGTTGTTATTCGTTGTCATCGCAACGATAtctttgtttcaaacaatatcATGATTACGTCACGACAGAGGGATCTATAGAAAGAACGCAAAGTAACAACGAAGAAAC tGGCGCATTGACCCAGCCATACGTGGACAGGTGGTGTGTTAAACAAGCTATATTAGATATAGATGAGACAAGTGTGGATACG ATCAACGGGAACGGAAGAGATTTGAGTGGATTAAGCAAAGATGGCGATTATTGCTGTCGATTACCAGGTCGTTTCAGACTCTCGTGTTTTCAGATGAAG ATGCAAGCTGCACAAGACGAGAGATGTCACGTGGTTGATGACGTTTGCTGTCACGTGACAGGTGAGGAGAGATCCAGATGTTTCCTGaagaaaaaaggaaacaaGATGAAACAGGAGACAGGAATTGA aacaaCAGACGTCGGTTTGGAACCAAAT gaagctgatgacgtcacagaggaagACGATGACCTGATAGAAGAGAATCCAGAAGAGAGCGATTATTTTCTGGAAGAGAATCGCGATGATGCCGAAGAGAACATTGAAGagaataatgacgtcatagaagaGACTTCTCGCGACAGAAACGAGAGGGTTCGTTTCACGAAAGAgcatagtgacgtcacaagagaGAACAATACGACAGCAGAAGACAGCGAAGATTCTATCGAACAAGAGAACGAGAATCTCTTTATTGTCGAAGAGAAGAAAAGCGAGAATTCAACCGAGCAAGagaattatgacgtcatagaagaGAACAGTGGAGGGGGGAATAATGGAAACGCGAAACATCGAAGATTGAAACCAAAAGTTCGAAGCAAG attCGAAATAATGGGAGACCTAAGAGCgacaaaagaagaagaaatcgATTGaag GCAGCCACCATGTTACGAAGGTGTTGCCAGTCAGGTAGAAatcaacacaacaacaacacctgTACCATAGGAACGGCGATAGAATATACAAG TTCAATGAAGATAATAGGAAGAAGACAAAGATGCGCCATAGCTTACTACCGATGCTGCAAACAGGCGCTGGAAAaaacagtgacgtcacaggcccCATAA
- the LOC100176616 gene encoding uncharacterized protein LOC100176616 isoform X1 yields the protein MKLWFILLSMFGYCLVDTRVTTAASPNIPPFPLPLSTEDRKEFVCRPQRKIHVQGDANELPDWLIRRYGVALEYNNARRSCCLLDVDVMVLRSCVDGNRRSALDTFCNGEVSRDPDRRHPCCYSLSSQRYLCFKQYHDYVTTEGSIERTQSNNEETGALTQPYVDRWCVKQAILDIDETSVDTINGNGRDLSGLSKDGDYCCRLPGRFRLSCFQMKMQAAQDERCHVVDDVCCHVTGEERSRCFLKKKGNKMKQETGIETTDVGLEPNETLEESKTENDVTEADDVTEEDDDLIEENPEESDYFLEENRDDAEENIEENNDVIEETSRDRNERVRFTKEHSDVTRENNTTAEDSEDSIEQENENLFIVEEKKSENSTEQENYDVIEENSGGGNNGNAKHRRLKPKVRSKIRNNGRPKSDKRRRNRLKAATMLRRCCQSGRNQHNNNTCTIGTAIEYTSSMKIIGRRQRCAIAYYRCCKQALEKTVTSQAP from the exons ATGAAGCTTTGGTTTATATTGCTGTCTATGTTTGGCTACTGTCTTGTGGATACTAGAGTCACAACAGCAG CTTCCCCCAATATTCCGCCATTCCCGCTCCCACTAAGTACTGAAGATAGAAAAGAATTTGTTTGTCGTCCACAGCGTAAAATACAT GTTCAAGGAGACGCTAATGAGCTTCCTGATTGGTTGATCAGACGTTACGGAGTTGCATTGGAATACAACAACGCAAGGAGATCATGTTGTTTGTTGGATGTTGATGTGATGGTGTTAAGGTCGTGTGTGGATGGGAAT CGACGTTCTGCCCTTGACACTTTCTGCAACGGCGAGGTATCACGTGATCCAGATCGACGTCATCCTTGTTGTTATTCGTTGTCATCGCAACGATAtctttgtttcaaacaatatcATGATTACGTCACGACAGAGGGATCTATAGAAAGAACGCAAAGTAACAACGAAGAAAC tGGCGCATTGACCCAGCCATACGTGGACAGGTGGTGTGTTAAACAAGCTATATTAGATATAGATGAGACAAGTGTGGATACG ATCAACGGGAACGGAAGAGATTTGAGTGGATTAAGCAAAGATGGCGATTATTGCTGTCGATTACCAGGTCGTTTCAGACTCTCGTGTTTTCAGATGAAG ATGCAAGCTGCACAAGACGAGAGATGTCACGTGGTTGATGACGTTTGCTGTCACGTGACAGGTGAGGAGAGATCCAGATGTTTCCTGaagaaaaaaggaaacaaGATGAAACAGGAGACAGGAATTGA aacaaCAGACGTCGGTTTGGAACCAAATGAAACTTTAGAAGAATCGAAAActgaaaatgacgtcacagaagctgatgacgtcacagaggaagACGATGACCTGATAGAAGAGAATCCAGAAGAGAGCGATTATTTTCTGGAAGAGAATCGCGATGATGCCGAAGAGAACATTGAAGagaataatgacgtcatagaagaGACTTCTCGCGACAGAAACGAGAGGGTTCGTTTCACGAAAGAgcatagtgacgtcacaagagaGAACAATACGACAGCAGAAGACAGCGAAGATTCTATCGAACAAGAGAACGAGAATCTCTTTATTGTCGAAGAGAAGAAAAGCGAGAATTCAACCGAGCAAGagaattatgacgtcatagaagaGAACAGTGGAGGGGGGAATAATGGAAACGCGAAACATCGAAGATTGAAACCAAAAGTTCGAAGCAAG attCGAAATAATGGGAGACCTAAGAGCgacaaaagaagaagaaatcgATTGaag GCAGCCACCATGTTACGAAGGTGTTGCCAGTCAGGTAGAAatcaacacaacaacaacacctgTACCATAGGAACGGCGATAGAATATACAAG TTCAATGAAGATAATAGGAAGAAGACAAAGATGCGCCATAGCTTACTACCGATGCTGCAAACAGGCGCTGGAAAaaacagtgacgtcacaggcccCATAA
- the LOC100186838 gene encoding cell wall protein IFF6-like isoform X2: MSNYEYQEAQDEVHLFMNKVIIKGIHGSMFDVSGDGSGDVSGDESDDVSGDESGDVSGDGSGDVSGDGSGDVSGDGSGDVSGDGNGDISGYGSGDVSGDGSGDVSGDGSGDVSGDGSGDVSGDGSGDVSGNGSGDVSGYGSGDVSGDGSGDVSGDGSGDVSGDGSGDVSGDGSGDVSGDGSGDFTKIKFETGFYSAASSELPLSLNQRNKYKEIKKFIRGLDL, from the exons ATGAGTAACTACGAATACCAGGAAGCGCAAGACGAGGTTCATCTTTTTATGAACAAAGTAATAATTAAGGGTATTCACGGGAGTATGTTTGACGTCAGTGGTGATGGAAGCGGTGACGTCAGTGGTGATGAAAGCGATGACGTCAGTGGGGATGAAAGCGGTGACGTCAGTGGAGATGGAAGTGGTGACGTCAGTGGAGATGGAAGCGGTGACGTCAGTGGAGATGGAAGTGGTGACGTCAGTGGGGATGGAAATGGTGACATCAGTGGATATGGTAGCGGTGACGTCAGTGGAGATGGAAGCGGTGACGTCAGTGGAGATGGAAGCGGTGACGTCAGTGGAGATGGAAGCGGTGACGTCAGTGGAGATGGTAGCGGTGACGTCAGTGGAAATGGAAGCGGTGACGTCAGTGGATATGGAAGCGGTGACGTCAGTGGAGATGGTAGCGGTGACGTCAGTGGTGATGGGAGCGGTGACGTCAGTGGAGATGGGAGCGGTGACGTCAGTGGAGATGGAAGTGGTGACGTCAGTGGAGATGGAAGTGGTGACTtcacaaaaatcaagtttgaaACGGGTTTTTACAG CGCTGCCTCATCGGAGTTACCACTTAGTTTAAACCAAAGAAACAAGTATAAG GAAATTAAGAAGTTCATCAGAGGATTAGATCTTTAA